One Cryptomeria japonica chromosome 9, Sugi_1.0, whole genome shotgun sequence genomic window carries:
- the LOC131040767 gene encoding C-type lectin receptor-like tyrosine-protein kinase At1g52310, with translation MGATAHFEISSTFRRFSFFTDWWSSGQLFSMKPAQLLALCIFIGLLEVHSGLCPEGWNSAPNIGKCFLLISKVSSWDGAEAVCQNRSGHLAALTSVQELQHVQALCKNVSSGCWVGGRAINSEKGFSWQWSDQSLWNNSVFPGPPSPLNCSNSSCLKTNLTKFCTLVTNGKIPLVGDRCKTSHDFVCMLSKGNKCELRPCHKEYIVILAVVSGLILFTMLAVVIWLLAYRRSKRRKRFRQISSPSSAALVPPSWRVYANDELRAITKNFSEGNRLLGDKKKSGTYRGTLPDGSLVAVKRLNKSSFQSKKEFLSEIGRIARLRHPNLVAVKGCCYEHGERYIVYEFLANGPLDRWLHHLPRGGRSLDWGMRMRIATTLAQGIAFLHDKVKPHVVHRDIQANNVLLDEEFGAHILGVGLSKFIPWEGMHERTVMAGTYGYLAPEFVYRNELTTKSDVYSFGVLLLELISGRKPTQTVESVDWQGIFEWATPLVQSHQYTELLDPVITDIPEVGEIQKVVDLVYTCTQHVPSMRPRMSYVVHQLQQLELKVASEAGRGAAASSSTMALEVELVA, from the exons GATTGTGCCCAGAAGGATGGAACAGTGCACCGAACATCGGAAAATGTTTTCTTCTCATATCAAAAGTGAGTTCATGGGATGGAGCAGAAGCTGTTTGTCAGAATCGCAGTGGCCATCTGGCTGCATTGACATCTGTCCAAGAACTTCAGCATGTGCAAGCTCTTTGCAAAAATGTTAGTAGTGGGTGCTGGGTTGGAGGCCGTGCCATTAACTCTGAAAAAGGTTTTAGTTGGCAATGGAGTGATCAATCACTTTGGAATAACTCTGTATTTCCTGGGCCACCATCCCCCCTCAATTGTTCAAACTCTTCCTGCCTCAAGACAAATCTTACCAAGTTTTGCACTTTAGTGACCAATGGAAAAATTCCTCTAGTTGGTGATAGATGCAAAACTTCCCATGACTTCGTTTGCATGCTAAGCAAAG GAAATAAATGTGAACTCAGACCTTGTCATAAGGAGTATATTGTCATCCTTGCAGTTGTAAGTGGGTTGATCCTTTTTACTATGCTTGCTGTGGTGATTTGGCTTCTGGCTTATAGACGAAGCAAAAGACGCAAGAGATTTAGGCAAATATCTAGCCCTTCTTCTGCTGCTCTTGTTCCTCCTTCATGGAGAGTGTACGCTAATGATGAATTGAGGGCAATCACTAAAAATTTCAGTGAAGGAAACAGACTCTTAGGGGATAAAAAGAAGAGTGGAACGTACAGAGGTACCCTGCCTGATGGCTCATTAGTAGCAGTTAAAAGGCTAAATAAGTCTAGCTTCCAAAGTAAGAAAGAGTTCCTGTCTGAGATTGGAAGGATAGCACGTCTTCGACATCCCAATCTTGTAGCTGTCAAAGGATGTTGCTATGAACATGGTGAGCGGTATATTGTTTATGAGTTTCTAGCAAATGGGCCTCTGGACAGATGGTTGCATCACCTTCCAAGAGGAGGCAGGAGCCTGGACTGGGGAATGAGAATGCGAATTGCAACGACTCTTGCCCAAGGCATTGC ATTTCTACATGACAAAGTCAAACCTCACGTTGTGCACCGAGATATTCAAGCCAACAATGTACTGTTAgatgaagagtttggagcacatatTTTGGGTGTTGGCCTGTCTAAATTTATCCCATGGGAAGGGATGCATGAGAGAACAGTTATGGCTGGCACTTATGGATACCTTGCTCCTGAATTTGTTTACCGAAATGAACTCACAACCAAAAGTGATGTATACAGCTTTGGGGTTTTGCTGCTTGAACTCATAAGTGGACGTAAACCAACTCAAACAGTTGAATCTGTGGATTGGCAAGGAATATTTGAATGGGCTACACCCCTTGTTCAGTCTCATCAGTATACAGAATTGTTGGATCCCGTCATTACTGATATTCCCGAGGTAGGAGAAATTCAAAAGGTAGTTGACCTTGTCTATACTTGCACCCAGCATGTTCCTTCCATGAGGCCACGTATGTCGTATGTAGTTCACCAGCTACAACAATTGGAACTGAAAGTTGCATCAGAGGCTGGCAGGGGAGCTGCAGCGAGCTCCTCAACCATGGCTTTAGAAGTGGAGCTGGTGGCTTGA